Part of the Micromonospora inyonensis genome, GTCGGTGATCTCCTCGCCCCGGTGCGCCGGCAGGCAGTGCAGCACGATCGCGTCCGGCGCGGCGTGCCCGAGGAGTTCCTTGCCGACCTGGTACGGCAGGAACGGGGTGATCCGGTCCAGCCCGTCCGCCTCCTGCCCCATCGAGGTCCAGGTGTCGGTGGCGACCACGTCGGCGTCGGCCACTGCGGCGACCGGGTCGGTCAGCGCCCGTACCGAGCCGCCGGTGCCGGCGGCGATCTCGGCCGCCCGGCTCAGCACGGCCGGGTCCGGAGCGAACCCGTCCGGCCCGGCGACCCGGACGTGCATCCCGGCCGTCGCCCCGGCCAGCAGGTACGAGTGGGCGAGGTTGTTCGCCGCGTCCCCCACGTACGCCAGGGTCCGTCCGGCGGTGCCGCCGCACCGCTCCCGGACGGTGAGCAGGTCGGCGAGGAGCTGGCAGGGGTGGAAGCCGTCGGTGAGCGCGTTGACCACCGGCACGGTGGCCGCCTCGGCGACCTCGGCGATCCGGTCGTCGCCGTGGGTGCGCAGCACGATCGCCGCCACGTACCGGGAGAGCACCCGGCCCGCGTCGGCAAGGGTCTCGCCCCGGCCGAAGTGGGTGACCTGCGTGTCCACCACCAGCGGGTGACCGCCCAGCTCGGCGATGCCGACGTCGAAGGAGAACCGGGTGCGCAGGCTCTGCTTGTCGAAGAGCACCGCCACCGAGCGGGGACCGGCCAGGGGCCGGTAGCCGAACCGGTCGGCCTTCATCCGGGCCGCCAGGTCCAGTACGGCCGCCTGCTCGGCGGGGGTCAGGTCGTCGTCCCGCAACAGGTGCCGGGTCATGGAAGTGTCTCCGGGGTGGTCGTCGGGACGGTGGCGGGGCTCGACGCGGCGGCCGGGACCGCCGCCGCGTCGAGGGCTGCGGGCAGGGCGGCGAGGAAGGCGTCGACCTGCTCGGCGGTGAGGACGAGCGGCGGGGCCAGCCGGACGACGTCCGGTTGCACCGGGTTGACCAGGAACCCGGCGGCCCGCAGCGCCTCGGTGACCGGCTTCGACACCGGCGCGGCGAGCACCACGCCGAGCAGCAGGCCCGCGCCGCGTACCCCGGTGACCAGCGGGTGGCCGAGCGCCTCGACCCCCCGGCGGAGCCGCTCACCGACCCGCTTCACATGGTCGAGCAGCCCCTCGCTGGCGATGGTGGAGACCAC contains:
- the argF gene encoding ornithine carbamoyltransferase codes for the protein MTRHLLRDDDLTPAEQAAVLDLAARMKADRFGYRPLAGPRSVAVLFDKQSLRTRFSFDVGIAELGGHPLVVDTQVTHFGRGETLADAGRVLSRYVAAIVLRTHGDDRIAEVAEAATVPVVNALTDGFHPCQLLADLLTVRERCGGTAGRTLAYVGDAANNLAHSYLLAGATAGMHVRVAGPDGFAPDPAVLSRAAEIAAGTGGSVRALTDPVAAVADADVVATDTWTSMGQEADGLDRITPFLPYQVGKELLGHAAPDAIVLHCLPAHRGEEITDEVLDGPQSAVFDQAENRLHAQKALLTFLLEAPPS